Proteins encoded in a region of the Sulfurimonas marina genome:
- a CDS encoding vWA domain-containing protein: MSFLSPEYFWLLLFLIAALVKNDLKFSSFRMLSYLLSFVLLVIALARPVIEQKPIKSEELLSDVVLGIDLSYSMHSDDIKPTRLKFAKQQLEQLVKSEQKSRFGVLGFTTNAIILSPLTGDSELLLHLFSSLDENMILTKGSSILPALKLARKISSAKKVSVVLFSDGGDQKDFTKEIQFAKENNLIVNLFMSATSFGGTLKTKDGSLLQDENGEIVVSRENGEIEALSSATGGVYTKELSAIKDALSNQRDENIMQENTIVQNRELYYYFVAVALILFLVGNTTLKKYILPLLLVVGIEMQASVLDFAKNENYLAFSRGISNYQAGKYEEAIGDFSLVRSNKADIKAIVYYNKGNCFVRLKQFSKARVEYLKSLALEYSREADENLQHIKGVPDNTEMSTGMQKSKKNKELASERKNSQNAQSGGASNMKIETSSSGAGGGGKKIKSSLAKMDLGTSKSKLSSTQYELINKRGVSEKKPW; the protein is encoded by the coding sequence ATGAGTTTTTTAAGTCCTGAATATTTTTGGCTTTTACTGTTTCTTATTGCAGCTTTAGTAAAAAATGATTTAAAGTTTTCAAGTTTTAGAATGCTTAGTTATCTGCTCTCTTTTGTTTTACTGGTAATAGCATTGGCTCGTCCTGTAATAGAACAAAAACCTATTAAATCAGAAGAGTTGCTCAGTGATGTTGTTTTAGGAATTGATCTTTCATACTCTATGCACTCGGATGATATCAAGCCGACACGTCTGAAATTTGCAAAGCAACAATTGGAGCAACTAGTAAAAAGTGAGCAAAAAAGCCGTTTCGGAGTACTGGGATTTACCACTAATGCTATTATCCTTTCACCGCTAACTGGTGATAGCGAATTATTGTTACATCTTTTTAGCTCACTAGATGAGAATATGATCCTTACAAAAGGGAGCTCGATACTACCAGCATTAAAACTTGCAAGAAAGATCTCAAGTGCAAAAAAAGTGAGTGTCGTTCTCTTTAGTGACGGAGGGGATCAAAAAGATTTTACAAAAGAGATACAATTTGCCAAAGAGAACAATTTAATAGTAAATCTATTTATGAGTGCTACAAGTTTTGGAGGTACCCTTAAAACAAAGGATGGCTCATTGCTTCAAGATGAAAACGGAGAGATCGTAGTTAGTCGTGAAAACGGTGAAATAGAGGCCTTAAGCAGTGCAACGGGCGGTGTCTATACAAAAGAGCTCTCTGCTATCAAAGATGCGTTGAGTAATCAAAGAGATGAGAACATTATGCAGGAAAATACGATCGTACAAAACAGAGAGTTGTATTACTATTTTGTAGCAGTCGCTTTGATACTGTTTTTAGTGGGGAATACCACACTGAAAAAGTATATCCTTCCTCTTTTATTAGTTGTTGGTATTGAGATGCAAGCGAGTGTTTTAGATTTTGCAAAAAATGAAAACTATCTCGCCTTTTCTCGAGGAATAAGTAACTATCAAGCTGGAAAATATGAAGAGGCAATAGGGGATTTTTCACTGGTACGATCTAATAAAGCAGATATAAAAGCGATCGTGTACTACAATAAAGGAAATTGTTTTGTCCGTTTAAAACAGTTTTCTAAGGCGAGAGTGGAGTATTTGAAGTCTTTGGCATTGGAGTATTCAAGAGAAGCTGATGAAAATCTTCAGCATATTAAGGGTGTCCCTGATAATACCGAGATGAGTACGGGGATGCAAAAATCGAAAAAAAATAAAGAGCTTGCAAGTGAGAGAAAAAATTCGCAAAATGCTCAAAGCGGAGGTGCTTCAAATATGAAAATAGAAACCTCTTCAAGCGGTGCCGGAGGGGGAGGTAAAAAGATAAAGTCTTCCCTTGCAAAAATGGATTTGGGCACTTCCAAATCTAAACTGAGTTCAACACAATATGAATTGATCAATAAAAGGGGTGTTAGTGAAAAAAAACCTTGGTAG
- a CDS encoding energy transducer TonB: MVLFFSYKTLTQSQQTEHPCACCSTKINLNTVKAIKKVETPVEKKEAAQKTVKKKESREVEKVVKKTEQKRETEVVKEILEPKKVEEAEKTEEVQNNPVVAQLDKNITQPTQSVQEELPDTHCTTEVVVEKKVINKEDDYISLHLDKIVSLLKENLYYPRRARKQGLEGIVKIKFTLSTTGDISNIEVLNSDYEILSRAARETIESLNKKLPKPDEELTLTIPIDYDLK, from the coding sequence GTGGTATTATTTTTCTCCTATAAAACTCTTACACAATCTCAACAAACAGAACATCCTTGTGCATGTTGTAGTACAAAAATCAATTTAAATACCGTAAAAGCAATTAAAAAAGTTGAAACACCTGTTGAAAAAAAAGAGGCAGCTCAAAAAACAGTTAAAAAGAAAGAGTCGAGAGAAGTAGAAAAAGTTGTTAAGAAAACAGAACAAAAGAGAGAAACAGAGGTTGTTAAAGAGATACTAGAGCCTAAGAAAGTAGAAGAGGCTGAAAAAACCGAAGAGGTTCAAAATAACCCGGTAGTTGCTCAACTAGATAAAAACATTACACAACCTACTCAGAGTGTTCAAGAAGAGCTTCCAGATACCCATTGTACAACAGAAGTTGTTGTAGAGAAAAAAGTGATAAATAAAGAGGATGATTATATCTCTTTACATCTGGATAAAATAGTCTCATTATTAAAAGAAAACCTATACTATCCTAGACGTGCTAGAAAACAAGGTTTGGAGGGGATAGTAAAGATAAAGTTTACACTTTCAACAACAGGAGATATTTCTAATATTGAAGTTTTAAATAGTGATTATGAGATACTCTCACGTGCCGCTAGAGAAACGATAGAAAGCTTAAATAAAAAACTGCCTAAACCTGATGAAGAACTGACGTTAACAATACCTATAGATTATGATTTAAAATAG
- a CDS encoding VWA domain-containing protein, whose amino-acid sequence MNYYDFEYPYLIFLLLPILWCLYRCKEHIKQRYFVHLHLLSSGRRYLKVESILKVLIFILLLITLTSPIQVDKTNPNNRFGKDIVLALDGSGSMNASGFLKDDEAFDQAFKDSLHVSRFDLSKYLAKEFIKKRLNDNVGVVLYGDFAFIASPITYEKNVVVEMLEYLTQGMAGQNTAIGEAIAISVRAFKHSKAKNKVIILLSDGEHNSGRVSPKDGVALAIEQNIKIYTIAIGEADSALMKHIAQESGGEFFSAKNATELQTIYEEIDALESSKIKSSQYKIKNYLYQSVLLIAIALLLYLIFRESKR is encoded by the coding sequence ATGAATTACTATGATTTTGAATATCCATATCTAATATTTTTATTGTTACCGATACTTTGGTGTTTATACAGATGTAAAGAGCATATAAAACAAAGATACTTTGTCCATCTGCACCTTTTAAGTTCAGGGAGAAGATATCTTAAAGTTGAGTCTATTTTAAAAGTGCTTATCTTTATCCTTTTGCTTATAACTTTAACCTCACCCATTCAGGTGGACAAAACAAATCCCAACAACAGATTTGGAAAAGATATTGTTTTGGCACTTGATGGAAGCGGTTCAATGAATGCAAGCGGCTTTTTAAAAGATGACGAAGCGTTCGATCAAGCGTTTAAAGACTCTTTGCATGTAAGCAGATTTGATTTGAGTAAGTATCTTGCTAAAGAGTTTATAAAAAAACGTCTTAACGATAATGTAGGGGTAGTGCTTTATGGAGATTTTGCTTTTATCGCTTCACCTATTACCTATGAGAAAAATGTTGTAGTAGAGATGTTAGAGTATCTCACACAAGGGATGGCAGGACAAAATACAGCTATAGGTGAAGCTATAGCTATAAGTGTTCGGGCCTTTAAACATTCAAAAGCAAAAAACAAAGTGATTATCCTTTTAAGTGACGGGGAGCATAATAGCGGAAGAGTCTCGCCAAAAGATGGGGTGGCGCTTGCGATAGAGCAAAATATAAAGATATATACTATAGCAATCGGAGAGGCTGATTCTGCTTTAATGAAACATATAGCACAGGAGAGCGGAGGGGAGTTCTTCTCGGCTAAAAATGCTACGGAACTCCAAACTATATATGAAGAGATCGATGCATTGGAATCGTCAAAAATCAAATCTAGCCAGTACAAGATAAAAAACTATCTTTATCAGAGTGTATTGCTGATCGCAATTGCTTTGCTTCTGTACTTGATATTTCGGGAGAGTAAACGATGA
- a CDS encoding BatD family protein has protein sequence MKKNLGRVLILFFLLSAVLQASTYTWNLELNKKNVVTNEAVYFKYECVFSDKSELYVIEFNPVTENEQYAIKLLSEQENIVDNHRVNSFEFVLYVKKGGKFSLNLEAKMKKTNKDSIENTVLGRDNAVYEEYSIKKEQLQAIELNVEDVNKTIVGNFSLQTKQSEQKLTAYEPYHLEIIVQGEGDLYKIKPYEFMIKGVKVFTEEPQLEVKLTKEGYKGIWSQKFAFVSQNDFVIPKVSLEYFDINEHNVKILNSEQLEITVKKAAFTKSELLDEVDEKKFSFKIEYLYYLLTFIAGFLVAKIKIKRDKKEGKKESHLCEKISQIKSLKELNVVLVLEDEKRYKEIIEKIETNQFKDVSEVKKLICG, from the coding sequence GTGAAAAAAAACCTTGGTAGAGTACTTATACTCTTTTTTCTGTTAAGTGCTGTCTTGCAAGCAAGTACATATACGTGGAATTTGGAACTGAATAAAAAAAACGTTGTAACCAATGAAGCGGTTTATTTTAAGTATGAATGTGTGTTTAGCGATAAATCAGAGTTGTATGTGATAGAGTTTAATCCGGTAACAGAGAATGAACAATATGCGATCAAGCTTTTAAGCGAACAAGAAAATATCGTTGATAACCATAGGGTAAATAGTTTTGAATTTGTCTTGTATGTAAAAAAAGGTGGAAAGTTCTCCCTTAATCTTGAAGCTAAAATGAAAAAAACAAACAAGGACTCGATAGAAAACACTGTTCTAGGGCGTGACAATGCTGTTTACGAAGAGTATTCAATTAAAAAAGAACAACTACAAGCTATTGAGCTTAATGTGGAGGATGTCAACAAAACAATTGTAGGAAATTTCTCTTTGCAAACGAAACAAAGTGAGCAAAAATTAACAGCTTATGAGCCGTATCACTTAGAGATAATAGTTCAAGGAGAGGGTGACCTTTATAAAATAAAGCCGTACGAGTTTATGATAAAGGGTGTTAAAGTATTTACAGAGGAGCCTCAATTAGAGGTAAAGCTTACAAAAGAGGGGTACAAAGGCATATGGAGTCAGAAATTTGCTTTTGTATCCCAAAACGATTTTGTGATCCCAAAGGTTTCCCTTGAATACTTTGATATTAACGAACATAATGTGAAAATCTTAAATAGTGAGCAATTGGAGATCACAGTTAAAAAAGCTGCTTTTACTAAAAGTGAGCTTTTAGATGAAGTAGACGAGAAAAAGTTTTCTTTCAAGATAGAGTATCTTTATTATCTTTTAACCTTTATAGCAGGATTTTTAGTTGCAAAGATCAAGATTAAACGAGATAAAAAAGAGGGAAAAAAAGAATCTCATTTATGTGAAAAAATATCACAGATCAAAAGCTTAAAAGAGCTGAATGTCGTTTTAGTATTAGAAGATGAAAAGCGATATAAAGAGATAATTGAGAAGATAGAGACAAATCAATTCAAAGATGTCTCAGAAGTGAAAAAATTAATATGTGGTTAA
- a CDS encoding CsgG/HfaB family protein: MKKTLWGVALLAIFFSGCAQKVGISALEPAEVDRISQTKKVTVTYFENDRVGLSDKVEAKLAGFRLDRKKYFTIVSRKDFNDIIREQKLQNSGLVNPKDAVKIGNIIGAQAIISGRVSTPTLQDSRFYEKRVKCADLKCKELVYYNVRCTKRVSSLSADMRIIDVTKGDIIYADTLTRSMTNKHCSDDSRVLPSREMSGQSLANEIANSFTYKLTPHYKRFNVVLLEEPDIEYTDREEKLLEVSLEYIEQGRMDKAEQLLTQLIDSTNQKSYVPFYNLGVIKEAQGNYKEAKEYYGYADNLMIEPVQEINKAIVRIDTLIEKRKRGMEQINR, translated from the coding sequence ATGAAAAAAACATTATGGGGTGTTGCACTACTCGCAATATTTTTTAGTGGATGTGCACAAAAAGTGGGCATCTCTGCATTAGAACCTGCCGAAGTTGACAGAATTTCACAAACAAAAAAGGTAACGGTAACATATTTTGAAAACGACCGAGTAGGGTTGTCTGATAAAGTTGAAGCAAAACTAGCAGGTTTTAGACTTGATAGAAAAAAATATTTTACAATAGTAAGTCGAAAAGATTTTAACGATATTATTAGAGAACAAAAACTGCAAAACAGCGGTTTGGTAAATCCAAAAGATGCTGTAAAAATAGGAAATATTATTGGAGCACAGGCGATTATATCTGGTAGAGTAAGTACGCCGACACTTCAGGATAGCCGTTTTTATGAGAAACGTGTGAAATGTGCAGATTTAAAGTGTAAAGAGCTTGTTTATTATAATGTTCGATGTACAAAAAGGGTATCGAGTCTCTCGGCCGATATGAGAATCATTGATGTTACAAAAGGCGACATTATCTATGCAGATACATTAACAAGATCGATGACGAACAAACATTGTAGCGATGACTCCAGAGTATTACCTTCTAGAGAGATGTCTGGACAGTCATTGGCAAATGAGATAGCAAATTCGTTTACATATAAATTAACACCTCATTATAAACGTTTTAACGTGGTACTTTTAGAAGAACCGGATATTGAATATACTGATAGAGAAGAGAAACTTTTAGAGGTCTCTTTAGAGTATATTGAGCAAGGAAGAATGGATAAAGCAGAGCAGCTTTTGACACAACTTATAGACTCTACTAACCAGAAAAGTTATGTACCTTTTTATAACTTGGGAGTTATAAAAGAAGCACAGGGGAACTATAAAGAGGCAAAAGAGTATTACGGTTATGCAGACAATTTAATGATCGAACCTGTACAAGAGATCAACAAAGCAATTGTAAGAATAGATACTCTAATAGAAAAACGTAAACGAGGAATGGAGCAGATAAACAGATGA
- a CDS encoding LPP20 family lipoprotein: MRTIFFLPLILVFILGGCGATKEPKIVIKQELPGWYQNPPLSNSATLYAIGEGKNKEEAIANALNYMASTLSISISSSYNAKTTVREGSVSSHEGVYKSDISSDVKKIRISNYEVIQAKSLGFRKYAVLIKSDKQKLFSSLKHEIDQKVALVKANEKNLDDDALGKFLFYKKLNKELENLPHTLVVMKELNSRFDSEVYLQTLKSVDKKYRYYQSNISFSVVSNLANLKAPIAKALSKRNFKVNAASSKMHYKISINTSVTKANAYGFTLARAELRIVTSNYKGANVASNVFHLVGQSSQGYDVAIQDLVRQLNDKIQKDGLDKVLNINI; this comes from the coding sequence ATGAGAACTATCTTTTTTCTACCTCTTATTTTAGTTTTTATTCTTGGTGGGTGTGGTGCTACAAAAGAGCCTAAGATTGTTATAAAACAAGAGCTTCCTGGATGGTATCAAAATCCTCCTCTTTCAAACAGTGCAACCCTGTATGCAATCGGCGAAGGGAAAAATAAAGAAGAGGCAATAGCAAATGCTTTAAATTACATGGCTTCAACTTTGAGTATCTCGATCTCGTCAAGCTACAATGCAAAAACAACAGTAAGAGAAGGAAGTGTTAGTTCTCATGAAGGTGTGTACAAGTCAGATATATCTTCAGATGTTAAAAAGATAAGAATCAGTAACTATGAAGTGATTCAGGCAAAAAGTTTAGGCTTTAGAAAATACGCAGTGTTAATAAAGTCGGATAAACAAAAACTCTTTAGCAGTTTAAAACATGAGATAGACCAGAAAGTTGCACTTGTAAAGGCAAATGAAAAAAATCTGGATGATGATGCACTCGGTAAGTTCCTGTTTTACAAAAAGCTCAACAAAGAGTTAGAGAATTTACCACATACTTTAGTTGTGATGAAAGAGTTAAATAGCCGTTTTGATTCGGAAGTTTATCTGCAAACACTAAAGAGTGTAGATAAAAAATATAGATATTATCAGTCAAATATTAGTTTCTCGGTAGTATCAAATTTGGCAAATCTAAAAGCACCAATAGCAAAAGCATTAAGCAAACGAAATTTTAAAGTGAATGCTGCAAGTTCAAAGATGCACTACAAAATCTCTATAAACACTTCTGTGACAAAGGCAAATGCATATGGCTTTACTTTAGCCAGAGCAGAACTTCGTATAGTTACAAGCAACTATAAAGGTGCAAATGTAGCATCAAATGTGTTCCATTTAGTTGGGCAATCTTCACAAGGATATGATGTGGCAATCCAAGATTTAGTGAGACAATTGAATGATAAAATTCAAAAAGATGGTCTAGATAAAGTATTAAATATCAATATTTAG